A portion of the Bombus pascuorum chromosome 8, iyBomPasc1.1, whole genome shotgun sequence genome contains these proteins:
- the LOC132909952 gene encoding nucleolar protein 9: protein MANDYGNDERGKKRKKKRSHIQMAKKLARQRNHGSDVDSETYQYMVHILELMKSDFSTTEEKLMFVNNVYEQTLGHEVEYARNQVGSRILDSLLKYARLETIERLIAAFKPTLRPLSSDRFASHVLQKIIVVCADRGNKTTVSGSCTERDADIDIEVKDSEIESYNSIVLKLSKYFINNIEEFVFDTYANHVLRTVIECLGGLIDKSDNSTDKKKVIFGKRRTVIQEYKDLLFETCNRLYRWPRFLEFGQDELTSGLLQSVLYSLNDMFPELIETYIRKITNECFKPGKGEQEPSDIFHAESSTRLLEACLSVASPKSLYTIYEEYFSGNLKQLSSMRSTNFSVQRLFDHCTVKEHFEQLFEEIHTHFTELLDKGHTGVLVSVANACLRLQTKQGAFVTDLLKVLGCETSEKQHRIVACIISLRTFERWENPEKKKENDLKRSISLHGSLIVQDILRFNKPIKMVNSLLETDVEELVQIFEDPKGSRIVDAFMDSKYIGEKSREKLAKKLKGYWAQLARSTHGSRSLDRIWEWARIGQRTLIMEELAAVGESLRSTKSGQIISNKLNVSLFTRNKKDWMEALGKEEKTRALFVDIIGNTAKKGK, encoded by the coding sequence ATGGCCAACGATTACGGAAACGATGAAAGAggtaaaaaacgaaagaagaaacgatctCACATTCAAATGGCAAAAAAGTTGGCACGGCAGCGAAATCATGGATCCGACGTAGATTCTGAGACTTACCAGTACATGGTGCATATCCTGGAGTTAATGAAAAGCGATTTCTCTACCACTGAAGAAAAATTGATGTTTGTGAATAACGTGTACGAACAAACTCTTGGTCACGAAGTGGAATATGCCCGGAATCAGGTTGGTTCCAGGATATTGGACTCGCTTTTAAAGTATGCGAGGTTAGAAACGATTGAGAGATTAATTGCTGCTTTCAAACCTACTTTACGACCTCTCAGTAGCGACAGGTTCGCTAGTCATGTTTTGCAAAAAATCATAGTAGTTTGCGCTGATAGAGGAAACAAAACCACGGTTTCGGGATCGTGCACTGAACGAGATGCAGATATCGATATAGAGGTTAAAGATTCGGAAATAGAATCTTACAACAGCATCGTGTTGAAACtaagcaaatattttatcaacaaTATAGAGGAGTTTGTATTCGATACGTATGCGAATCATGTTTTGAGAACTGTCATAGAATGTCTCGGCGGACTGATTGATAAGTCTGACAATAGTACCGATAAAAAAAAGGTGATATTTGGCAAAAGACGAACGGTCATACAAGAGTACAAAGACTTATTATTCGAAACGTGCAACAGATTATACAGGTGGCCCCGGTTTCTAGAATTTGGTCAAGACGAACTTACATCTGGATTATTGCAAAGCGTCTTATATTCTTTGAACGATATGTTTCCGGAATTGATTGAAACGTACattagaaaaattacgaaCGAATGTTTTAAACCTGGAAAAGGGGAGCAGGAACCGTCCGACATTTTTCACGCAGAAAGTTCGACCAGATTGCTGGAGGCTTGTTTATCGGTAGCCAGTCCCAAATCTTTGTATACGATttacgaagaatatttttcaggtAATTTGAAACAGCTATCGTCGATGCGGAGCACAAATTTCAGCGTACAGCGATTATTCGATCACTGTACCGTGAAGGAACATTTCGAACaattattcgaagaaattcaCACACATTTCACCGAACTCCTCGACAAGGGTCATACCGGTGTTTTGGTTAGCGTGGCAAATGCATGTTTGAGATTGCAAACGAAACAAGGTGCATTTGTAACTGATCTGTTGAAAGTTCTAGGGTGTGAAACAAGCGAGAAACAGCATCGAATCGTAGCGTGTATAATAAGTCTAAGAACGTTCGAACGTTGGGAAAAtccagaaaagaaaaaggaaaatgattTGAAACGTTCGATCAGCTTACACGGAAGTTTGATCGTACAGGACATTCTTAGGTTTAACAAACCCATAAAAATGGTTAATTCTTTGTTGGAAACAGACGTAGAGGAACTAGtgcaaatatttgaagatCCGAAAGGCAGCCGCATCGTAGACGCTTTTATGGATAGCAAATACATCGGCGAGAAAAGCAGGGAAAAGCTTgcgaagaaattgaaaggaTACTGGGCGCAATTAGCTCGCAGTACACACGGTTCCAGAAGCTTGGACAGAATATGGGAATGGGCACGTATAGGTCAGAGAACATTGATCATGGAAGAGTTAGCAGCAGTCGGAGAATCTTTACGTTCGACCAAATCCGGACAAATCATATCTAACAAACTAAACGTTTCGCTATTTACGAGAAACAAGAAAGATTGGATGGAAGCGttaggaaaggaagaaaagacgAGAGCTCTTTTTGTAGATATAATTGGAAATACGGCGAAAAAAgggaaataa
- the LOC132909939 gene encoding protein CBFA2T2-like isoform X1, with protein sequence MRTMTSNESIRGKESGDESMKVEDGMATTSTPLHKVKEEVKEYIGYQQSSEASSATTTATTTMTTPTTITTAATKTTTTTTSMTTTTTTTTTTATTSTSLATVASIVTVPNSSTIVNGTGGVVPNVATTPPTTTTVPNASSPATTSTLHQSTGVVCHLSVPASSVLVNADPFPVDLDLKTKIKVSSAARDKVSREDAQPEVHSPCSHHQKISTAVPTIGQPKQSNGTPRADHKGTTIVVCSASSDSGSPLPSHYLKPESEDATGSAGSSGTGGGSGSVGSSGASANGSVANCRTEEQSDVPAPSNSNGSNSTTTATTSTGNRCIAGVFAGHGELKSVLGTVVKFATGISPDTGDTVLTLVLALLSGTMTAEEFHSALQEATNYSLKGFVLPHLKQQLPSLQRDLSNAARATNQSCAQFLRSNEAAVLEAVGLVTASDHVEIFGEYAGNGTASGNGGNQCPAHYGIRSNSNPGIGAIQHTNNTTPGFHHYSSGTSHAPKRRASDTPYYENGAALLEDVPVYGKRLTNPWSHHHPPQPQQQPSGDGSSPYCWYHPLHSSSGSIQGLGHRHAHGHGHGHGHGQTHGHAHGHGQGDGSSSIPTSSVQINQMNAFSGPHHLARQQQQQQISHVQTQNGSLDDEWKNIHMMLNCILGMVEKTKKALAILQTRGCFAASTPAPPLAATSTVPAQNGGSTGTTVAGNNPSSTNGSQVESSTGDREGSLKRLSGEIVAQTIRAIEDKVAEVKRKDEEAVKRAVMAEVQRAVRVAVAESRATERLRVHRMLDVPLSQRNHGSGLRQGSYLRVHGNHGAVDANARTVATTPTNSVSNSIPSISEDEKEAATQLQTVSGSSCWNCGRPALETCGGCGIARYCGSFCQHRDWEAGGHHATCNNPPPREPRRSASRSPPRIASVNEANVAAPIPASGATKGK encoded by the exons ATGAGGACCATGACAAGCAACGAGTCCATTAGAG GCAAGGAGTCGGGTGACGAGAGCATGAAGGTGGAGGATGGAATGGCAACTACCAGTACCCCCCTGCACAAGGTGAAGGAAGAGGTCAAGGAATATATCGGTTACCAACAATCGTCGGAAGCGTCGTCAGCAACGACGACAGCGACAACAACGATGACGACGCCAACGACGATAACGACCGCGGCCACGAAAACAACGACCACGACGACGAgcatgacgacgacgacgacgacgacgactacGACGGCGACAACGTCAACGTCGTTGGCAACCGTCGCGAGCATCGTAACGGTGCCCAACTCGAGCACGATCGTCAACGGTACCGGCGGCGTAGTTCCGAACGTCGCTACCACTCCACCGACCACGACTACCGTACCGAACGCATCATCACCAGCGACCACCTCTACACTGCACCAATCTACCGGCGTAGTTTGTCATCTATCGGTGCCAGCGTCTTCCGTCCTGGTCAACGCCGATCCTTTTCCCGTCGATCTCGACCTCAAGACCAAGATCAAGG tGTCCTCGGCAGCCAGGGACAAGGTCTCGCGAGAAGATGCACAACCGGAAGTTCACTCGCCCTGCTCTCATCATCAAAAGATTTCAACCGCGGTACCGACAATCGGACAACCGAAACAGAGCAACGGCACGCCTCGAGCAGATCACAAAGGAACAACGATCGTTGTTTGCTCGGCGTCCTCCGACAGCGGTAGTCCTTTACCCTCGCACTACCTCAAACCCGAATCGGAGGACGCGACTGGATCCGCTGGAAGCAGCGGTACCGGCGGTGGCAGTGGCAGCGTGGGTAGCAGCGGTGCAAGCGCTAACGGATCCGTGGCCAACTGCAGGACGGAAGAGCAAAGCGATGTACCTGCACCGTCCAACAGCAACGGCAGCAACAGCACCACCACCGCTACTACTAGCACCGGCAACAGATGCATCGCCGGTGTTTTCGCCGGTCACGGTGAGCTCAAGAGCGTGCTCGGTACCGTCGTGAAATTTGCTACGGGCATCTCTCCTGACACCGGCGACACTGTGCTTACCCTGGTGTTGGCGCTTCTG aGCGGCACTATGACCGCGGAAGAATTTCACTCGGCCCTCCAGGAAGCGACCAACTATTCTCTGAAAGGTTTCGTCCTACCGCATCTGAAGCAACAATTGCCATCCTTGCAGAGAGATTTGAGCAACGCTGCCAGAGCAACCAACCAA AGTTGCGCGCAATTCTTGCGATCGAACGAGGCGGCGGTTCTGGAAGCTGTCGGTTTGGTGACCGCGTCGGACCACGTCGAGATCTTCGGAGAGTACGCCGGTAACGGAACTGCAAGTGGAAACGGCGGCAATCAGTGTCCTGCTCATTACGGCATACGATCCAATTCCAACCCTGGTATTGGCGCCATTCAGCACACGAACAACACTACGCCCGGTTTCCATCATTATTCCAGCGGCACATCGCACGCACCGAAACGACGCGCCTCCGATACACC GTATTACGAGAACGGTGCCGCTCTCCTAGAGGACGTTCCGGTCTATGGAAAGAGATTGACGAATCCATGGAGTCATCATCATCCGCCGCAACCGCAACAGCAACCGTCTGGCGACGGTTCCTCCCCTTATTGCTGGTATCATCCGCTTCATTCATCGAGTGGATCGATTCAAGGTCTCGGACATCGTCATGCTCACGGTCACGGTCACGGTCACGGTCACGGTCAAACTCACGGCCACGCTCATGGTCATGGCCAGGGTGATGGTTCTAGCTCGATACCGACTAGTTCCGTGCAAATCAATCAGATGAACGCGTTCTCCGGCCCTCATCACCTAGCTcggcaacagcagcagcaacaaatAAGTCACGTGCAAACGCAAAACGGAAGCCTGGACGACGAATGGAAGAACATTCATATGATGTTGAACTGTATTCTTGGTATGGtggaaaagacgaagaaagctTTGGCCATACTACAGACTCGTGGGTGTTTCGCAGCGTCGACGCCGGCGCCTCCCTTAGCGGCCACGAGCACTGTACCAGCTCAGAATGGCGGCAGTACTGGTACCACTGTTGCCGGTAACAATCCATCATCGACCAACGGTTCACAGGTAGAATCTTCGACGGGCGATCGCGAGGGTAGCTTGAAACGATTATCCGGCGAGATCGTGGCTCAGACGATCAGAGCGATCGAGGATAAAGTGGCGGAAGTGAAGAGGAAAGACG AAGAAGCCGTGAAGAGGGCCGTGATGGCCGAGGTACAGCGTGCCGTGAGAGTGGCGGTAGCCGAGTCTAGAGCGACCGAACGCCTACGAGTTCATCGAATGCTGGATGTTCCGTTGTCTCAAAGAAATCACGGCAGCGGCCTTCGCCAAGGATCGTACCTTCGAGTACATGGTAACCATGGAGCGGTCGATGCGAACGCTAGGACCGTTGCCACCACGCCGACCAATTCCGTTTCCAACTCGATTCCGTCGATCAGCGAAGACGAAAAGGAAGCAGCGACGCAATTGCAAACCGTCTCGGGATCT AGTTGTTGGAACTGTGGCAGACCAGCGTTGGAAACATGCGGTGGCTGCGGAATAGCGCGATACTGTGGCTCTTTTTGTCAACATCGAGACTGGGAGGCCGGAGGTCACCACGCGACGTGTAACAATCCTCCGCCTCGCGAACCTCGAAGATCCGCGTCTCGCAGCCCGCCAAGAATCGCTAGCGTGAACGAGGCGAACGTCGCCGCACCGATACCGGCCAGCGGCGCGACCAAAGGGAAGTGA
- the LOC132909939 gene encoding protein CBFA2T2-like isoform X2, producing MKVEDGMATTSTPLHKVKEEVKEYIGYQQSSEASSATTTATTTMTTPTTITTAATKTTTTTTSMTTTTTTTTTTATTSTSLATVASIVTVPNSSTIVNGTGGVVPNVATTPPTTTTVPNASSPATTSTLHQSTGVVCHLSVPASSVLVNADPFPVDLDLKTKIKVSSAARDKVSREDAQPEVHSPCSHHQKISTAVPTIGQPKQSNGTPRADHKGTTIVVCSASSDSGSPLPSHYLKPESEDATGSAGSSGTGGGSGSVGSSGASANGSVANCRTEEQSDVPAPSNSNGSNSTTTATTSTGNRCIAGVFAGHGELKSVLGTVVKFATGISPDTGDTVLTLVLALLSGTMTAEEFHSALQEATNYSLKGFVLPHLKQQLPSLQRDLSNAARATNQSCAQFLRSNEAAVLEAVGLVTASDHVEIFGEYAGNGTASGNGGNQCPAHYGIRSNSNPGIGAIQHTNNTTPGFHHYSSGTSHAPKRRASDTPYYENGAALLEDVPVYGKRLTNPWSHHHPPQPQQQPSGDGSSPYCWYHPLHSSSGSIQGLGHRHAHGHGHGHGHGQTHGHAHGHGQGDGSSSIPTSSVQINQMNAFSGPHHLARQQQQQQISHVQTQNGSLDDEWKNIHMMLNCILGMVEKTKKALAILQTRGCFAASTPAPPLAATSTVPAQNGGSTGTTVAGNNPSSTNGSQVESSTGDREGSLKRLSGEIVAQTIRAIEDKVAEVKRKDEEAVKRAVMAEVQRAVRVAVAESRATERLRVHRMLDVPLSQRNHGSGLRQGSYLRVHGNHGAVDANARTVATTPTNSVSNSIPSISEDEKEAATQLQTVSGSSCWNCGRPALETCGGCGIARYCGSFCQHRDWEAGGHHATCNNPPPREPRRSASRSPPRIASVNEANVAAPIPASGATKGK from the exons ATGAAGGTGGAGGATGGAATGGCAACTACCAGTACCCCCCTGCACAAGGTGAAGGAAGAGGTCAAGGAATATATCGGTTACCAACAATCGTCGGAAGCGTCGTCAGCAACGACGACAGCGACAACAACGATGACGACGCCAACGACGATAACGACCGCGGCCACGAAAACAACGACCACGACGACGAgcatgacgacgacgacgacgacgacgactacGACGGCGACAACGTCAACGTCGTTGGCAACCGTCGCGAGCATCGTAACGGTGCCCAACTCGAGCACGATCGTCAACGGTACCGGCGGCGTAGTTCCGAACGTCGCTACCACTCCACCGACCACGACTACCGTACCGAACGCATCATCACCAGCGACCACCTCTACACTGCACCAATCTACCGGCGTAGTTTGTCATCTATCGGTGCCAGCGTCTTCCGTCCTGGTCAACGCCGATCCTTTTCCCGTCGATCTCGACCTCAAGACCAAGATCAAGG tGTCCTCGGCAGCCAGGGACAAGGTCTCGCGAGAAGATGCACAACCGGAAGTTCACTCGCCCTGCTCTCATCATCAAAAGATTTCAACCGCGGTACCGACAATCGGACAACCGAAACAGAGCAACGGCACGCCTCGAGCAGATCACAAAGGAACAACGATCGTTGTTTGCTCGGCGTCCTCCGACAGCGGTAGTCCTTTACCCTCGCACTACCTCAAACCCGAATCGGAGGACGCGACTGGATCCGCTGGAAGCAGCGGTACCGGCGGTGGCAGTGGCAGCGTGGGTAGCAGCGGTGCAAGCGCTAACGGATCCGTGGCCAACTGCAGGACGGAAGAGCAAAGCGATGTACCTGCACCGTCCAACAGCAACGGCAGCAACAGCACCACCACCGCTACTACTAGCACCGGCAACAGATGCATCGCCGGTGTTTTCGCCGGTCACGGTGAGCTCAAGAGCGTGCTCGGTACCGTCGTGAAATTTGCTACGGGCATCTCTCCTGACACCGGCGACACTGTGCTTACCCTGGTGTTGGCGCTTCTG aGCGGCACTATGACCGCGGAAGAATTTCACTCGGCCCTCCAGGAAGCGACCAACTATTCTCTGAAAGGTTTCGTCCTACCGCATCTGAAGCAACAATTGCCATCCTTGCAGAGAGATTTGAGCAACGCTGCCAGAGCAACCAACCAA AGTTGCGCGCAATTCTTGCGATCGAACGAGGCGGCGGTTCTGGAAGCTGTCGGTTTGGTGACCGCGTCGGACCACGTCGAGATCTTCGGAGAGTACGCCGGTAACGGAACTGCAAGTGGAAACGGCGGCAATCAGTGTCCTGCTCATTACGGCATACGATCCAATTCCAACCCTGGTATTGGCGCCATTCAGCACACGAACAACACTACGCCCGGTTTCCATCATTATTCCAGCGGCACATCGCACGCACCGAAACGACGCGCCTCCGATACACC GTATTACGAGAACGGTGCCGCTCTCCTAGAGGACGTTCCGGTCTATGGAAAGAGATTGACGAATCCATGGAGTCATCATCATCCGCCGCAACCGCAACAGCAACCGTCTGGCGACGGTTCCTCCCCTTATTGCTGGTATCATCCGCTTCATTCATCGAGTGGATCGATTCAAGGTCTCGGACATCGTCATGCTCACGGTCACGGTCACGGTCACGGTCACGGTCAAACTCACGGCCACGCTCATGGTCATGGCCAGGGTGATGGTTCTAGCTCGATACCGACTAGTTCCGTGCAAATCAATCAGATGAACGCGTTCTCCGGCCCTCATCACCTAGCTcggcaacagcagcagcaacaaatAAGTCACGTGCAAACGCAAAACGGAAGCCTGGACGACGAATGGAAGAACATTCATATGATGTTGAACTGTATTCTTGGTATGGtggaaaagacgaagaaagctTTGGCCATACTACAGACTCGTGGGTGTTTCGCAGCGTCGACGCCGGCGCCTCCCTTAGCGGCCACGAGCACTGTACCAGCTCAGAATGGCGGCAGTACTGGTACCACTGTTGCCGGTAACAATCCATCATCGACCAACGGTTCACAGGTAGAATCTTCGACGGGCGATCGCGAGGGTAGCTTGAAACGATTATCCGGCGAGATCGTGGCTCAGACGATCAGAGCGATCGAGGATAAAGTGGCGGAAGTGAAGAGGAAAGACG AAGAAGCCGTGAAGAGGGCCGTGATGGCCGAGGTACAGCGTGCCGTGAGAGTGGCGGTAGCCGAGTCTAGAGCGACCGAACGCCTACGAGTTCATCGAATGCTGGATGTTCCGTTGTCTCAAAGAAATCACGGCAGCGGCCTTCGCCAAGGATCGTACCTTCGAGTACATGGTAACCATGGAGCGGTCGATGCGAACGCTAGGACCGTTGCCACCACGCCGACCAATTCCGTTTCCAACTCGATTCCGTCGATCAGCGAAGACGAAAAGGAAGCAGCGACGCAATTGCAAACCGTCTCGGGATCT AGTTGTTGGAACTGTGGCAGACCAGCGTTGGAAACATGCGGTGGCTGCGGAATAGCGCGATACTGTGGCTCTTTTTGTCAACATCGAGACTGGGAGGCCGGAGGTCACCACGCGACGTGTAACAATCCTCCGCCTCGCGAACCTCGAAGATCCGCGTCTCGCAGCCCGCCAAGAATCGCTAGCGTGAACGAGGCGAACGTCGCCGCACCGATACCGGCCAGCGGCGCGACCAAAGGGAAGTGA
- the LOC132909974 gene encoding kxDL motif-containing protein CG10681 — protein MATAQGTPESDTGSFECFQNYTAPEVFIQGLAGIVDQQDVESMIRAQKQMLQRFEKTNEMLTNCNQLSINRFKTAGNEFKKHTTLLVEMKRDLDYIFKRIRIVKNKLSQQYPQAFNEAVRSSLAEEVIVEDVDCPVKPLEPEIVPLPSASNTVMDRDPDSDVPVEEFQFAKLRKRRIKSNDSSSTESNNDHSNAETSSCTSDTG, from the exons atggcAACGGCACAAGGTACACCAGAATCTGACACTGGAAGTTTTGAATGCTTTCAAAACTATACAGCACCAGAGGTATTTATCCAGGGTTTGGCTGGAATTGTCGATCAACAGGATGTAGAATCTATGATAAGAGCACAAAAGCAAAT GTTGCAGAGATTTGAAAAAACCAATGAGATGTTGACCAATTGCAATCAGTTGTCGATAAATAGATTTAAAACAGCTGGCAATGAGTTTAAAAAACATACAACATTATTAGTGGAAATGAAGAGAGATCTggattatattttcaaaagaattCGTATCGTAAAGAACAAACTGAGTCAGCAATATCCACAAGCATTTAATG AAGCGGTAAGAAGCAGTTTAGCGGAAGAAGTAATCGTCGAAGATGTAGATTGCCCTGTGAAACCGCTTGAACCTGAAATAGTACCACTACCAAGCGCCTCTAATACCGTTATGGATCGAGATCCAGATTCTGATG TGCCGGTTGAGGAGTTTCAATTTGCAAAGCTGCGGAAACGACGAATAAAGAGCAACGATAGTTCATCAACGGAGAGCAACAACGATCACAGTAACGCCGAAACTTCGTCCTGCACGTCCGATACTGGTTAA
- the LOC132909976 gene encoding ubiquitin-conjugating enzyme E2 C yields MAQNINPFYSSQNAPSKAAEEKQNIPKDKHAVSKRLQKELMVLMMSTEKGVSAFPDGENLFKWIGTITGPRDTVYAGLTYKLTLEFPHSYPYSAPIVRFATPCFHPNVDAVGNICLDILKEKWSALYDVRTILLSIQSLLSEPNNESPLNPQAAKLWNDQTKYKKHLTEEYHRTLNRDQQDS; encoded by the exons ATGGCACAAAATATAAATCCATTTTATTCGTCTCAAAATGCTCCGAGTAAAGCTGCAGAGGAAAAACAGAATATACCAAAAGACAAGCATGCAGTTAGTAAACG ATTGCAAAAGGAGCTCATGGTTTTAATGATGAGCACAGAGAAAGGTGTTTCTGCCTTTCCAGATGGAGAAAATCTATTCAAATGGATAGGAACTATTACAGGACCAAGGGATACG GTTTATGCTGGTCTTACGTATAAATTAACTTTAGAATTTCCCCATAGTTACCCATATAGTGCTCCAATTGTACGTTTCGCTACTCCTTGTTTTCACCCAAACGTAGACGCAGTAGGTAATATTTGTTTGGATATATTAAAAGAGAAATGGAGCGCTTTATACGATGTGCGTACTATATTGTTATCTATACAATCTCTTCTTAGTG AACCTAACAATGAGAGTCCCCTCAATCCACAAGCAGCAAAGCTATGGAACGATCAGACAAAGTATAAAAAACATTTGACAGAAGAATACCACAGAACTTTGAATCGCGATCAACAAGATTCATGA
- the LOC132909469 gene encoding LOW QUALITY PROTEIN: valacyclovir hydrolase (The sequence of the model RefSeq protein was modified relative to this genomic sequence to represent the inferred CDS: inserted 4 bases in 3 codons; deleted 2 bases in 1 codon; substituted 6 bases at 6 genomic stop codons): YQNTNTNCDKSCNIFHSEQKINVNGVNINYLRVGMGEHSVLLLPGALGSIWTYLKPXIERLDGGKFTTMVXDPPSYGKSKPPDRTFPNDFLQRDTDXAYYLMXGYITFSLISWNDGXFASMFPDNVRKMLAVNAYVTPKEINIXKKYQNIDSWSEKMQAPLTEIYREVYFRRPWSNXTDAILRICEKQHGDLCKVLLTKIKCLSLIIQGXKDPMVLAEHPIYSKDHIVGAVCILFILLFRLKIFXRGAHKLHLRHSVEFNVVLIKFLIG, from the exons tatcaaaaTACGAATACAAATTGCGATAaaagttgtaatatttttcattcagaacaaaaaattaatgtaaatggAGTCAACATCAATTACCTGAGAGTTGGTATGGGTGAACATTCAGTTTTGCTTTTACCAGGTGCCTTAG GTTCGATTTGGACGTATCTTAAACCATAAATAGAGAGATTGGATGGTGGAAAATTTACTACGATGGTATGAGATCCTCCGAGCTATGGAAAATCAAAACCACCCGACAGGACATTCCCAAATGATTTTCTTCAACGTGACACCGATTAGGCATACTATTTAA AAGGTTACATAACATTTTCATTGATAAGTTGGAACGATGG GTTCGCTTCGATGTTCCCCGATAATGTTCGAAAGATGTTAGCTGTGAATGCCTATGTAACGCCGAAAGAAATCAACATTTAGAAAA AATACCAAAATATAGATAGTTGGTCCGAAAAAATGCAAGCTCCATTAACAGAAATATACAGGGAGGTCTATTTCCGAAGACCTTGGTCTAATTAGACAGATGCAATTTTGAGAATTTGTGAAAAACAACACGGTGACTTATGCAAAGTGTTGCTAACGAAAATTAAATGTCTCAGTTTGATCATTCAAG ACAAAGATCCTATGGTACTTGCCGAGCATCCAATTTACTCGAAGGATCACATCGTCGGGGCA GTTTgtatcttatttatattacttttcaggttgaaaattttttgaaGAGGAGCTCATAAGTTACATTTACGGCATTCTGTGGAATTTAATGTGGTTCTTATCAAGTTTTTAATCGGCTGA